GACAATCTCTAATACGACAGAACAACAAGATATAACATAATTGCACACAATACAAACACATATGAATGTGATATGTTTATCGATCTAAACCTAAGAAGAAAACAAATTTTAATCAATGTTGGTAACCATTAACATGTTTTGAATAACTTCTTTTATACTATAtgtaaaataatattatggtaGATATACATATACTCTATGTTTACCTTTATGCATTATGAAAGATATTgaaggattttttttatttaaatagaaaaaatttatcattgaaAAATAAACGAATTTTGCATTATCTCATTTAACTTTCAAGCATATTGACGTAATTTTTTATCCGTCATACAACAGTTATGGTGAACCCGCCTTAATTAGGAATTTGTGCGAAACCAATTACCTGCGACTGCTTTAGTGTGTCCACCGTGTCTTTCAACTTGATGATCTGGCACAATCATATATTAAAAGACTAAAGTTAGACTATGGTAACtttaatatattttataatatttaacaAATTAACTACATTTTCTTTAATGAAAAAACAGGACATACCTTTACAATAAGTAGTTACATTCCTTTCCTCACACAAGCATACGAAGTCCTGGTTTGACGTATCAAACCCACAAGTACCTCCACCCTTAGCCCGGTCCTGGCACCGGAGGCAGCTCGCCGTGAGCGGGATCTCAAAGTCGACTCTAACGCCATATTCGGGCACTTGATCGTAGGGTTGCGAGGTGCCTAACCCGCCAACGCTTTTCCAATGAACACTAGTGTAAGTATCACAATGCTTTAACATCATCCTTAACGACTCGGTAGCCTTAGGGTAATAGGAGCAACAAGAGAGTGCTCTTAATGCCTTATTGTTTGGTGCACATTCTGGGAAATGTCGGCATAAGTAGCTTGCCGGATCACATGTTGTGTCACAACGATCAGGAAACCTCTCGCAGAACATCGgcctaataatttttttttaatattcaaTTGTAAAGATTAATATAACAATTAGCACCAAAAAAATCTTAAATCGTACAGAAGTGATTAATTTGTGCAATGTATTCTGTTCAACTTAATTCCACttattctaaaataaataagttcagatatgttcatatttcttttgttctttaaaTATTGCAGTATGGATGACTTTACGTTCTCCAATACCAACTTTGACTCTAAATATTTTGAATTAGGTGTATGTAAAAATTgtataaattataaaaattagaTACCTAGAAAACATATTTCGATCCGAATCTAACAAAATGTTACATGACTACAATTTTTTTAGGTATGAATCAATAAATGACCAAAAGTTAGTGTGAGTAGCGTAAAAAACAAAATCGAACGGAAAATTAGATAAGACAAGTTCATAAAAAGTAAGGGTTGATCAATTACAACTTTAactaaataagttttgatataaaaaaaatgaaaatcaggtgaataaaaTGAACCTGTTACAAcccctttattcaaaattaacaagaaaaaaaatggtaTGGCAAGTAAGTACGTTACCTTGGCTCCATAATGACCTTATCAGGGCTGCAATTAAAGAAAAGATACTCATTTTGGGTGGAGAGAGACAAGTGCGTACTACTATCAAGGCTAAAAGGCCTAGTGGGCCGAAACCGATCCTCATCCTTACACTCCCACATAAGCGGGTCCGAGACCAAAATGTGTGGATCCGAGTAACTGATTGACTTCACCGGGTACCGACCCGAAGGGGTTCGAAGGTGTAAGACGTCTCCAGTGCACGCCAAGATGTGGCGGTAGTACGGACTACCGCAACCATCATCGATGGTTAAAGGGTAGTTTATTTGAATCCCTCCGCAGGACGTCCTGCAGAGGGATGATTGGGAGGAAGACAATGTAACAATGGTTAGAATGAGGAGGGCGTGTATTTGGGTTGTACAAGTTTTAGAGTGACCCatttttagtttcattttcttTGTGTGTGTTAAGTGAGAAAATTGGATTAGATTGAGAGTATGAGTAAGTGTTGTTGGGTTTTGAGTCAAGTTTGAGTGTTACAAGTAAAGAATCTCTTTAattatttgttaattagaatttatttatttttgctttgtttctctttaattattattactCACTTTTGGGttcttttaaattattaaattgttaGTTTGTTACTAATAACTTTTGTTGCTTTATTTCTACCGAGCTAACTTTATGTGAATTAGAAGTGTGTTACGTTGATCAATTTTAGTTGAGGTAGAAAAtagtactacctctgtttcaaaatgttatttacagttattatttgaacaaatatttaaataaaataggaaaaatgtataaaaaaa
This Spinacia oleracea cultivar Varoflay chromosome 6, BTI_SOV_V1, whole genome shotgun sequence DNA region includes the following protein-coding sequences:
- the LOC110779927 gene encoding uncharacterized protein; amino-acid sequence: MKLKMGHSKTCTTQIHALLILTIVTLSSSQSSLCRTSCGGIQINYPLTIDDGCGSPYYRHILACTGDVLHLRTPSGRYPVKSISYSDPHILVSDPLMWECKDEDRFRPTRPFSLDSSTHLSLSTQNEYLFFNCSPDKVIMEPRPMFCERFPDRCDTTCDPASYLCRHFPECAPNNKALRALSCCSYYPKATESLRMMLKHCDTYTSVHWKSVGGLGTSQPYDQVPEYGVRVDFEIPLTASCLRCQDRAKGGGTCGFDTSNQDFVCLCEERNVTTYCKDHQVERHGGHTKAVAGTVTVASIAGVGIGAGVWYLKKLRANAPVTHGVHTNENRLF